A segment of the Rhizobium leguminosarum bv. trifolii WSM1325 genome:
GCCGCCAGCTGCTACTCGATGCCTTTCATGCCGCAAGGCCCGATGTCGTCATCATCGAAGCCTTCCCGTTTGGCCGGCGACAGATGCGCTTCGAACTGCTGCCGCTGCTCGAGGCGATCGACAAGGCAGAACCGCGGCCGAAACTTCTAAGCTCGGTGCGCGACATCCTGCAGGAAAACCGCAAGGCCGGCCGCGACGCGGAGACCGCCACGCTGGTCAAGGATCATTTCGATGCCGTGCTCGTCCACGGCGATCCGGATTTCGTCAGGCTTGAGGACACCTTCCCGCTGACGTCAGAGATCGCCGACAGGCTGCGTTATACCGGCCTCGTCGCAGCCCCGCCGGCGCCCGAACCGACCGAGACATTCGACATCATCGCATCGGCGGGCGGCGGCGCCGTCGGCGCCGCGCTGATCGGCGCGGCAAAGCAGGCGGCAGCGCTGCTGCCCGACGATCTTCGCTGGCTGCTGGTCGCGGGCCCGAACCTGCCTGAGGCCGATTTCGCCGCGCTGCTGGAGGGCGCGGCCCCGAATGTGACGCTGGTGCGCTTCCGCAAGGATTTTCCCTCGCTGCTTCGCGGCGCCAAGGTGTCGATCTCACAGGCAGGCTACAACACGGTCGGCGATCTCCTGCGCACCCAATGCCGGGCGATCCTCATCCCTTTCGTCGCCGGCGGCGAGACCGAGCAGACGGTGCGCGCCGAACGGCTGCAGGCGCTCGGCCTTGCCGATATCCTGCCGGAAACGGGCCTGTCGGCGGGCCATGTGAAAGAGGCGGTCGAAAAGGCGCTCGCCGCTCAGCCACGGGGGCCGGTCTCGCTCGACCTCGACGGGGCGGAGAAAACCGCCTCCATCATTCGCTCCATGATTGCCGAATCCCTCGCCTAATCCAAAATTCCTGTGGTATAAGCAATGTTCCGGCGAGAATCGGCACTTTTGCAGCCGGTCCTTTCGCCTTGTTTTCATTGCGATATCGGCGGTCCGGCTGCATGATCCTGTCCTTAGAATTCCTCCCCGTCCCGGCGCCCGGACCGCGCCCCCGGAATTTCCCAGCAAGCTGACGGTTAGCCATGGAAAAAAGCCTCGCCCGCTACATCTGGAAGAACACGCGGCTGCAGCAGCTGTGGATTCTGGCTGTCGTCGCCGCCTCGATGGTGCCCTACTTCCTGTCCTTCGACCTGCCGAAGCAGATCGTCAACGGACCGATCCAGGGTGACGGCTTCGAGGGCCCGGGCGCGACGCAGACCTTCATGCACATTGCCTACGACCTGCCTCTGATCGGCCATGTCGAATTCTTTCAAGGGTTGCAGCTCAACCGCTTCCAGATGTTGATGGCCCTCAGCCTGGTGTTTCTGGCGCTGGTGGTGCTGAACGGCCTCTTCAAATTCTACATCAACACCTATAAGGGCCGGCTCGGCGAGCGCATGCTGCGCCGTATCCGCTTCGAGCTGATCGACCGGGTGCTGCGCTTTCCGCCCATTCACTTCAAGCGGGTAAAATCGGCCGAAATCGCCACCATGATCAAGGACGAGGTGGAGCCGATGGGCGGCTTCACCGGCGATGCCTTCGTCTCCCCTGCCCTTCTCGGCGGCCAGGCGATCACGGCGCTCGCCTTCATCATCGTCCAGAATTTCTGGCTCGGCATGATCGCCGCCGGCATTGTCGGCGTGCAGGCGATCGTCATTCCGCGCATGCGCAAGCGCCTGCTCGAACTCGGCCGCCAGCGGCAGCTGACGGCGCGCGAGCTCTCCGGCCGCGTCGGCGAAATCGTCGAGGGCATCGGCACGATCCACGGCAACGACACATCCAACCTCGAACGCGCCGACATCGCCTCGCGGCTCGGCCGGATCTTCTCGATCCGCTACGACCTTTACCAGTGGAAGTTCCTGGTGAAGTTCATCAACAATTTCCTCGCCCAGGTCACGCCTTTCCTGTTTTACGCGATCGGCGGCTATCTGGCGCTGCAGGGCCGGCTCGACATCGGCCAGCTGGTCGCCGTCATATCAGCCTACAAGGACCTGCCCGGTCCGCTGAAGGAACTGATCGACTGGGACCAGATGCGCCAGGACGTGCAGGTGAAGTACCAGCAGGTCTACGAGCAGTTCAATGTCGAGCCGCTGATCGACAGCCGCATCCAGGAACTCGCAACCGCCCCGGTCGGCGCGCTGACGGGCGCGTTCGTGGTCACCAACCTGTCGCTCTCAGACGACAGCGGCGCCCGCCTCGTCGACCACGTTTCCGTCGAGATCAAGCCGAACGAGACGGTGGCGATCGTCGGGCCGAACGGCAGCGGCGCGGAAGCCTTCGCCGAAGCGCTCGGCCGCATGGTCTGGCCAGACTCCGGCCGCATCACCATCGACGGCCGCGATCTCCTCGAGATGCCGGAATCGATCACCGGCCGGCGCATCTCCTATGCCTCGTCCGACACCTTCTTCTTCCACGGCACGCTCGCCAGCAATCTGCTCTACGGCCTGAAACATGCGCCGATGACCGATCCCGTGTACGACGAGCGGGAAGCGCTGGAGTATAAATGGCATTCCGCCGAGGCGGAGAAGGCCGGCAACCCGACGCTCGACCTCAACAGCGACTGGGTGGACTACAAGGCCGCCGGCGCCAGCGGGCCCGAGGACATTCTAAAAGCGATCCGCCCGGTGCTCGACGCCGTCCTGATCTCGCAGGACATCCTCGACCTGGCGCTGCGCTCGACCGTCAACACCGACGTGCATGTGGCGCTCGGCGACCACGTCGTGGCGCTACGCGCCTCGCTCAGGGACCGGCTGCGCGACGAGGGGCTCGACACCATCGTCGTGCCTTTCGATTTCGATGCCTATAACGCCCAGGCGACGGTCGGCGAGAACCTGCTCTTCGGCACGATGAAGCGGCCTTTGATGACCAACCGCAGGCTTGCCGCGCATCCCTATTTCCAGCAGCTCTTCCGTGAGACCGGGCTCAGCACCGATCTCTACGACATGGGCCTCGAGATCGCCGAGAACGCGGTGGAACTCTTCCACGACCTGCCGCCGGACCATCCTTTCTTCCAGCAGCTGACCTTCATGACGGCCGACGACATTCCGACCTACCAGGCGCTGCTGCAGA
Coding sequences within it:
- a CDS encoding Glycosyltransferase 28 domain protein (PFAM: Glycosyltransferase 28 domain~KEGG: rec:RHECIAT_PA0000038 putative glycosyltransferase protein) is translated as MTAPRIFFYVQHLLGIGHIARASRIANALIKDGFDVTVVTGGLPVPGFPGEGVKTAALPAVVASNAGFSGLADADGRPADEDFLHARRQLLLDAFHAARPDVVIIEAFPFGRRQMRFELLPLLEAIDKAEPRPKLLSSVRDILQENRKAGRDAETATLVKDHFDAVLVHGDPDFVRLEDTFPLTSEIADRLRYTGLVAAPPAPEPTETFDIIASAGGGAVGAALIGAAKQAAALLPDDLRWLLVAGPNLPEADFAALLEGAAPNVTLVRFRKDFPSLLRGAKVSISQAGYNTVGDLLRTQCRAILIPFVAGGETEQTVRAERLQALGLADILPETGLSAGHVKEAVEKALAAQPRGPVSLDLDGAEKTASIIRSMIAESLA
- a CDS encoding ABC transporter related (PFAM: ABC transporter related~KEGG: rec:RHECIAT_PA0000037 putative multidrug ABC transporter, ATP-binding and permease protein), yielding MEKSLARYIWKNTRLQQLWILAVVAASMVPYFLSFDLPKQIVNGPIQGDGFEGPGATQTFMHIAYDLPLIGHVEFFQGLQLNRFQMLMALSLVFLALVVLNGLFKFYINTYKGRLGERMLRRIRFELIDRVLRFPPIHFKRVKSAEIATMIKDEVEPMGGFTGDAFVSPALLGGQAITALAFIIVQNFWLGMIAAGIVGVQAIVIPRMRKRLLELGRQRQLTARELSGRVGEIVEGIGTIHGNDTSNLERADIASRLGRIFSIRYDLYQWKFLVKFINNFLAQVTPFLFYAIGGYLALQGRLDIGQLVAVISAYKDLPGPLKELIDWDQMRQDVQVKYQQVYEQFNVEPLIDSRIQELATAPVGALTGAFVVTNLSLSDDSGARLVDHVSVEIKPNETVAIVGPNGSGAEAFAEALGRMVWPDSGRITIDGRDLLEMPESITGRRISYASSDTFFFHGTLASNLLYGLKHAPMTDPVYDEREALEYKWHSAEAEKAGNPTLDLNSDWVDYKAAGASGPEDILKAIRPVLDAVLISQDILDLALRSTVNTDVHVALGDHVVALRASLRDRLRDEGLDTIVVPFDFDAYNAQATVGENLLFGTMKRPLMTNRRLAAHPYFQQLFRETGLSTDLYDMGLEIAENAVELFHDLPPDHPFFQQLTFMTADDIPTYQALLQKLQSRRFEDATPEERSAIIRLSFAYIEPRHRFGLLTNELMDKIVSARKQFHEHIPADLAELIERYDAERFTPSASLMDNVLFGRIAYQQADASDRLRGIMGELFDALDLYDDVLSIGLEFDVGSGGKRLTMVQRQKLNLARALLKRSDYFIFNRPLSALDQRVQDQITRNIIENLHEEGHRPAIIWVLSNARLAEMFDRILLFDRGGLAEAGNFPELSEKNGMFKELLS